Proteins found in one Nocardia brasiliensis ATCC 700358 genomic segment:
- a CDS encoding ABC transporter permease encodes MFRDSAIVAYRNLLTILRVPTLLVTATIQPLMFVFLFAYIFGASLGGSQYREFLLAGIFTQTVAFNAAFTTVGLAGDLQKGIIDRMRTLPMSRLAVLMGRTLSDLVVNILSVAVMVGCGYLVGWRINGGIADAALAFGIILLFAFAMSWVGALTGLISPTVEVAQSAGLIWMFPLSFISSAFISAETLPGPLRTIAEWNPITAVSAAGRKLFDNDAPPSFAPPTGWAADHCVGYAIACSLAILAVAMPLALLRYRKVASH; translated from the coding sequence ATCTTCCGGGACAGCGCGATCGTCGCCTACCGGAACCTGCTCACCATTCTGCGGGTGCCGACCCTGCTGGTGACCGCCACCATCCAGCCGCTGATGTTCGTGTTCCTGTTCGCCTACATCTTCGGCGCCTCGCTGGGCGGCAGTCAGTATCGGGAGTTCCTGCTCGCCGGAATCTTCACCCAGACAGTCGCTTTCAACGCGGCGTTCACCACCGTCGGGCTCGCGGGCGACCTGCAGAAGGGCATCATCGACCGGATGCGCACCCTGCCCATGTCCCGGCTGGCCGTCCTGATGGGACGCACGCTGTCCGACCTGGTGGTCAATATCCTCAGCGTCGCGGTCATGGTGGGCTGCGGCTATCTGGTGGGCTGGCGGATCAACGGCGGCATCGCCGATGCCGCGCTCGCGTTCGGCATCATCCTGCTCTTCGCCTTCGCCATGTCCTGGGTCGGCGCGCTCACGGGCCTGATCTCACCCACCGTGGAGGTGGCGCAGAGCGCCGGGCTGATCTGGATGTTCCCGCTCTCGTTCATCTCCTCGGCCTTCATCTCCGCCGAGACGCTGCCTGGTCCGCTGCGGACCATCGCCGAGTGGAACCCCATCACCGCGGTCTCCGCCGCGGGACGCAAGCTCTTCGACAACGACGCGCCGCCGTCGTTCGCACCCCCCACCGGTTGGGCCGCCGATCACTGCGTCGGGTACGCCATCGCCTGCTCGCTCGCCATCCTCGCGGTGGCCATGCCGTTGGCTTTGCTGCGCTATCGCAAGGTCGCCAGCCACTAA
- a CDS encoding flavoprotein, producing the protein MNEQGRPVLYAIVTGSSVARDVGTLVDLAQVDGWEVCVIASPDGLRFIDADGLAARTGHVVRSQYKEPEAPDALPPADGLIVAPITANSLAKWSAGISDTLPLGLLVEAVGLRLPVVAVPFANRALISFPPIAEAIRKLSEWGVTVLAEDPPHEPATGAQAAAGFPWAGAWQSLLQHPWRPRPA; encoded by the coding sequence ATGAATGAACAGGGGCGCCCGGTTCTGTACGCGATAGTGACAGGGTCGTCGGTGGCGCGGGACGTGGGGACGCTGGTGGATCTGGCGCAGGTGGACGGCTGGGAGGTCTGCGTGATCGCGTCGCCGGACGGGTTGCGGTTCATCGACGCCGACGGGCTCGCGGCGCGGACCGGGCACGTGGTGCGCAGTCAGTACAAGGAACCGGAGGCGCCGGATGCGCTGCCGCCGGCCGACGGGCTGATCGTCGCACCGATCACCGCGAACTCGCTGGCCAAGTGGTCTGCCGGGATCTCGGACACGCTGCCGCTCGGCCTATTGGTGGAGGCGGTCGGCCTGCGCCTGCCCGTGGTCGCGGTGCCCTTCGCCAACCGCGCGCTGATCAGCTTTCCGCCCATCGCGGAGGCTATCCGCAAGCTGTCGGAATGGGGTGTGACGGTGCTGGCCGAGGATCCGCCGCACGAACCGGCCACGGGCGCGCAGGCGGCCGCCGGGTTCCCGTGGGCCGGCGCTTGGCAGTCTCTGCTCCAGCACCCCTGGCGACCCCGTCCCGCGTGA
- a CDS encoding daunorubicin resistance protein DrrA family ABC transporter ATP-binding protein, translating to MSLAVEVLGLVKHYGRIRVLDNIDLQIPSGTVMGLLGPNGAGKTTTVRIVTTLLRPDAGEVRVAGVDVLRNPGAARRRIGLSGQYAAVDANLSGFENLRMVARLYGMSPRQASTRATDLLDAFGLEHAADRRAGTYSGGMARRLDLAGALVAKPAVVVLDEPTTGLDPRGRLDMWRVIGELVDDGTTVLLTTQYLEEADLLADRITVIDRGRVIARGSADELKTSIGGDRLTVTLAPGQDVQPALTVLAQVGIGEPSHEAGTDEASIVVGDGSRTMVEALRRLDDAGVCVVDATVHRPSLDDVFLSLTGKSARPAADRKSETDDVQEEILS from the coding sequence ATGAGTTTGGCGGTGGAAGTACTCGGCCTGGTCAAGCACTACGGGCGGATCCGGGTGCTCGACAACATCGATCTGCAGATACCGAGCGGCACCGTGATGGGACTGCTCGGCCCCAACGGCGCGGGCAAGACCACGACGGTGCGCATCGTGACCACCCTGCTGCGCCCGGACGCCGGCGAGGTCCGGGTTGCGGGTGTCGACGTGCTGCGCAACCCCGGTGCGGCGCGACGGCGGATCGGGTTGTCCGGGCAGTACGCCGCGGTCGACGCGAACCTGTCCGGGTTCGAGAACCTGCGCATGGTGGCCCGGCTGTACGGGATGTCGCCGCGTCAGGCCAGCACGCGGGCCACCGACCTGCTGGACGCGTTCGGGCTCGAGCACGCCGCCGACCGCAGGGCGGGCACCTATTCCGGCGGTATGGCCCGCCGGCTCGACCTGGCCGGAGCGCTGGTGGCCAAGCCCGCGGTGGTGGTGCTCGACGAGCCGACCACGGGGCTCGACCCGCGCGGCAGGCTCGACATGTGGCGCGTCATCGGCGAACTCGTCGACGACGGCACCACCGTGCTGCTCACCACGCAGTACCTGGAGGAGGCCGATCTGCTCGCGGATCGGATCACCGTCATCGATCGCGGGCGGGTGATCGCGCGCGGCTCGGCCGACGAGCTGAAGACCTCCATCGGCGGCGACCGGCTCACCGTCACGCTGGCCCCCGGCCAGGACGTGCAGCCCGCGCTGACGGTGCTCGCCCAGGTGGGCATCGGCGAACCGAGCCACGAGGCGGGCACCGACGAGGCCTCGATCGTGGTCGGCGACGGCTCGCGCACCATGGTCGAGGCGCTGCGCAGGCTCGACGACGCGGGTGTCTGTGTGGTGGACGCCACCGTGCACCGGCCGAGCCTGGACGACGTATTCCTTTCTCTCACCGGCAAATCGGCCCGCCCCGCGGCCGACCGGAAGTCCGAAACCGATGACGTACAAGAGGAGATCCTGTCGTGA